The stretch of DNA AGGATAATCAGGGAAAAAAGAAATGTAAATTCAAAAGCCAGCTCAGAGAGGAGAGAAAAAGGTGTTCTTATTATTGGAGCAGGTGACGCAGGAGAAAAGGTAATAAGAGAAATTGTAGCACATCCCGAATTAAATTATAGAATTGTCGGGATCTTGGATGATGACGAACGGAAAAAGGGTGGCAAAATTCACGGCTATACGGTATTTGGCAAGATAGACCGTTTACCATATATCGTTAACGAAATGGGGGTTGATATTGTTCTTATTGCTATCCCATCTGCATCAAAAGAATTGTTAAGAAAAATTGTCTCTCTTGCTTCTGATACACCGACAGAGGTTAAAACATTGCCTGGTATCTGGGAAATTATCGGCGGGGAAGTGAATGTAAGTAGTATAAGAAATGTTCAGCTTGAAGACCTTTTATCGCGTCCTTCGATTAAGACAGATACTGATTCCGTTAAAAAATATATAAAAAATGGTGTTGTGCTTGTAACAGGTGCTGGTGGTTCTATAGGGTCGGAGATTGTGCGGCAGGTTGCAATGTTTAGCCCTAAGAAAATTATTCTTTTAGACAAGGGAGAAAACGGTGTATTTGAGATAGAAAGAGAGCTTGTCGATGAGAGGAATTTTCATAAAGAAGTCCCTGTGATATGCGACATTAGAGATAAGGATAAGGTATTCAAGATTTTTGATGAGTATAAGCCCGATGTTGTGTTTCATACTGCAGCGCACAAGCATGTGCCTTTGATGGAAAGCAACCCGGATGAAGCAGTAACAAATAATATCTTTGGCACAAAAAATCTTTTGGATGCTGCTGTAAAATATGGAACGGGTAGATTTGTTAACATCTCTACGGATAAGGCAGTGGATCCTACAAGCATTATGGGAACGTCGAAAAGAGTTACTGAAAAGATGCTGCAGTATTATGCAAAAGATAATCCTAAGGCAGTGTTTACAAGTGTGCGGTTTGGCAATGTGCTGGGCAGTGCAGGCAGCGTAATAGAAGTGTTTAAAAGACAAATAAGAGGAACAGGTATCCTTACCGTGACTGACCCGAAGATGGAGAGATACTTTATGTTGATACCCGAGGCGGTGCAGCTGGTGCTGCAGGCGGGGGCACTTGGAGACGGCGGAGAGATATTCGTTTTAAAAATGGGGGATAGAGTAAATGTATTGGAGCTTGCAAAAACATTTGCAAAGCTCTCCGGATTTAAAGTAGGGAAAGATGTGCAGATTAAGATTACGGGCAATAGAGGCGGAGAAAAAATCCTTGAAGAATTGTGGGATAAAGAGGAAGCGGTAGAGGATACAGAGAATCCGTATATTTTAAAAATAAGGCCAGATGATGGTGTTGTGAAAAAAGAAGAATTTTTTGAAATACTTGATCAATTAAAAACTGCTGCAGTGGATATGGATTTTGGTAAAGTCAGAAAAATCTTTATGGAGATAATCCCTGAAGCAAGACTGGAGGCATAGATGAAGATTAAAAAGGCAGTAATACCCGTTGCAGGATTGGGTACGCGGCTACTTCCTGCTACAAAGTCACAACCTAAGGAAATGTTGCCTGTAGTTGATAAACCGGCTGTGCAGTATGTTGTGGAGGAGGCAGTTCAGTCTGGTGTAGAAAATATTTTATTTGTTACAGGACGTGGCACAAGAGCAATCGAAGATTATTTTGACTATGCTGCAGAGCTTGAGAAAGAGCTTGAGGCAAGGGGCAAAGATGAGCTCTTAGAGATTGTAAGGAATATAAGCAATATGATTTCTATTTTCTATGTCCGTCAGAAACAACCAAAAGGCCTGGGAGATGCTATTTATCATGCAAAAGGATTTATAAAGGATGAGTCTTTTGGAGTGCTCTTAGCTGATGATATTATTGACTCGGAGGTACCATGTTTAAAACAAATGGCAGACGTTTATAAAAGTTGTCCGGGAATAATATTAGGTGTTATGAAAGTTCCAATAAAGGATGCCAATCTTTATGGAATTGTAGAGGGTAAAAAAATTGGAGATAGAATGTATGAGGTAAAAGGCCTTGTGGAAAAGCCGGAGCCGATGAGGGCACCTTCTAATATTGCCATTGTTGGAAGATACATCTTTACATCATCTATTTTTGAATCTTTAGAAAAAACGAAACCCGGGAAAAATGGAGAGGTGCAGATTACTGATGCAATAAGGAACTTGCTTGTTAAAGAGAAGGTTTATGCTTATGAATTTGAGGGAAAACGTTTTGACGTAGGCGATAAAATAGGTTACTTAAAGGCAAATATTGCATTTGCATTGAAAAGAAAGGATATAGGTGAGGAATTAAGAAAATACTTAGAAAGGGTTTTAGAAGAATGAGATTGTCACAGCCACTACATGATTACTTGGTGTAATACATACCAAGGAAAAGAGCAGAATGACTGGGTTTTTCTGTTACTGCGCTCCCGTTGATCACTTGACTTTCTCTTTGTCACCCTGAATTTATTTCAGGGTCTTTTAGTTTAAGAATAAGATTCCGAGACAAGAACGGAATGACAAGGAAAAAACAAAATGATTAAAAGAGGGATTCTTCTGTCGCTTCGCTCCCTCGAGAATGACAGGATAAGAAATGCAAGGGCAAAAAAGCAGCAAACTAAATCCTTGACACAAGGACATATTTTTTATATAATATCCTTATGATAAGGATAGAATATGAATAAAGAGTTGTTAAAGGAAGTAATTCTCTCCAATGAAGATTATATAAACAAAACTGTTGGGCGGATCATGGGACGGGAAGGCATTGTTTTGCCGGAATCATTAAAAAAAGTTGTAATTTTCTATGGGGTAAGGAGAAGCGGTAAAACTTTTATTCTTTTTCGCCTGTTTAAAAAGTACAAAAACAATTCAGTATATATAGATTTTGAAGATGACAGGCTGCAAGGATTTAAGCTGAAAGATTTTGAAAGTTTGAAAGAAGCATTGCTTGAACTAAAGCCAGAGTTGATAGGCAAGAAAATTGTATTTCTCTTTGATGAAGTACAGAACGTAAATGGATGGGGAAGGTTCTGCAGAAGAGTCATAGAAAGAGAAAATGCCACCGTATTTGTCAGTGGCTCTTCCTCTAAGATAATGCCCTATGAAATAAACACAGCGCTGAGAGGAAGATCCTGGAATATGGAAGTATTTCCTTTTTCTTTTAGAGAGTATCTGCGCACTAAGAATATAGATCCTGATAAAGAGAACATATTTTATAGCACAAAAAAATTTATTGTAAAAAAGTACTTTCTTGAATATCTCAATTGGGGAGGATTTCCCGAAGTTTTATTTGCCAAATCAGAGTTTGAAAAGCGGAAACTCCTTAAAGAATATTTAGATGCTATGTTCTTCAAAGACCTTGTTGAAAGGTATGAAATAACGAATGTTCAGCTGATAGAGACTCTCCTTGACAAATTGTTCTCTTCTTTTTCAACAAGAATTTCTCTTACATCTTTTTACAAACAATACAAAGACAAATTTCCTTTTTCAAAGGATTTGCTTTTCAGGTACTATAAATATATTTTAGAAAGTATGCTTGTATTTGAGGTAAAGAAGTTTTCTGAATCTATATACAAGAGAACAAGAAATCCTGCAAAAATTTATCTCGTAGATATAGGACTTGCAAAAGGGCTCACTTCAAAGGATACAGGTAGGAAATTAGAGAATCTTGTTTTCTTAGAATTAAAAAGAAGGGGTTATGAAGTTTTTTACTTTGACGATAAAAATGAATGTGATTTTATTGCCGTTAAAGACGGAAAATTCTTTCCTATTCAAGTACCCTATGAATTGAATAAAAAAAATACAGATAGAGAGATGGGAGGGATGACAAAAGCTTGCAAACTGCTTGATCAAAAGAAAGGAATTATTATCACTTATGATGAGGA from Caldisericota bacterium encodes:
- a CDS encoding ATP-binding protein, whose product is MNKELLKEVILSNEDYINKTVGRIMGREGIVLPESLKKVVIFYGVRRSGKTFILFRLFKKYKNNSVYIDFEDDRLQGFKLKDFESLKEALLELKPELIGKKIVFLFDEVQNVNGWGRFCRRVIERENATVFVSGSSSKIMPYEINTALRGRSWNMEVFPFSFREYLRTKNIDPDKENIFYSTKKFIVKKYFLEYLNWGGFPEVLFAKSEFEKRKLLKEYLDAMFFKDLVERYEITNVQLIETLLDKLFSSFSTRISLTSFYKQYKDKFPFSKDLLFRYYKYILESMLVFEVKKFSESIYKRTRNPAKIYLVDIGLAKGLTSKDTGRKLENLVFLELKRRGYEVFYFDDKNECDFIAVKDGKFFPIQVPYELNKKNTDREMGGMTKACKLLDQKKGIIITYDEEESTKIDDISVDIVPIWKWILKKR
- a CDS encoding nucleoside-diphosphate sugar epimerase/dehydratase, translated to RIIREKRNVNSKASSERREKGVLIIGAGDAGEKVIREIVAHPELNYRIVGILDDDERKKGGKIHGYTVFGKIDRLPYIVNEMGVDIVLIAIPSASKELLRKIVSLASDTPTEVKTLPGIWEIIGGEVNVSSIRNVQLEDLLSRPSIKTDTDSVKKYIKNGVVLVTGAGGSIGSEIVRQVAMFSPKKIILLDKGENGVFEIERELVDERNFHKEVPVICDIRDKDKVFKIFDEYKPDVVFHTAAHKHVPLMESNPDEAVTNNIFGTKNLLDAAVKYGTGRFVNISTDKAVDPTSIMGTSKRVTEKMLQYYAKDNPKAVFTSVRFGNVLGSAGSVIEVFKRQIRGTGILTVTDPKMERYFMLIPEAVQLVLQAGALGDGGEIFVLKMGDRVNVLELAKTFAKLSGFKVGKDVQIKITGNRGGEKILEELWDKEEAVEDTENPYILKIRPDDGVVKKEEFFEILDQLKTAAVDMDFGKVRKIFMEIIPEARLEA
- the galU gene encoding UTP--glucose-1-phosphate uridylyltransferase GalU yields the protein MKIKKAVIPVAGLGTRLLPATKSQPKEMLPVVDKPAVQYVVEEAVQSGVENILFVTGRGTRAIEDYFDYAAELEKELEARGKDELLEIVRNISNMISIFYVRQKQPKGLGDAIYHAKGFIKDESFGVLLADDIIDSEVPCLKQMADVYKSCPGIILGVMKVPIKDANLYGIVEGKKIGDRMYEVKGLVEKPEPMRAPSNIAIVGRYIFTSSIFESLEKTKPGKNGEVQITDAIRNLLVKEKVYAYEFEGKRFDVGDKIGYLKANIAFALKRKDIGEELRKYLERVLEE